In the Wyeomyia smithii strain HCP4-BCI-WySm-NY-G18 chromosome 2, ASM2978416v1, whole genome shotgun sequence genome, one interval contains:
- the LOC129722102 gene encoding histone-lysine N-methyltransferase 2D-like, protein MSEKPTQKLSESDDLTDNSADNANDAAREDTSQQSGLATVESEYDTASDSPSDGEEYDDQEEDSESGEEEELAGSEGEDEDEEEEGDDGSDDDVIEVLDYERQSGDGQEQEADSKRKVDDDEDRSNPQYIPKKGTFYEHDDRTVEDEDEGKDADDENAKNDDASGIGGERKGVDKNAASKTMKKWQASADRWTHDRFDESEQAPKSRAELVSAYGYDIRSEDGPPRARRRRRYARGPNKYTRNWEDEDAYSKSNNNPEHNRLRKVPRPEEFPELETNSSGKIRSSQSSRRASKTGRSSVNDRLEDRNSARQRTERRTSERARASNNSSRSGLDRDRGIERDRGTDRYDQRTDRMERERDRDRNWDREREYDQYEQNNYRDARADGSRYSAERVNNVNNYHNKENKINNRGSKEKDRRGPDYKVITSLQFKNQTRNKNVEPGMPLPGGGAAGQVVHSNSVGALSGSSNSNKMNNAMERVQTGPDRILDQRAIQHHYQNQPPQLIQQQHTQQSQQSQQQPPQLPHAQMVSAQSQVQQTHSQAAPQPIQQHHQQAAYVNDDHYDSYNESKMPKDAKFPYNPPANATIQSVEIGQTDIAKYPPPAVQRTSKDRQQVLPSTATSVAMNTRSQISPRQIVSTQASQLTTISATQQQQLAHQQQQLQQQQQQSQQQYQQLQQQAQYQQQLHSLASQSAPPAVSQTPQTQGPPPQLPQPQQQAQLAQTAASQMHNVHLGGTLPTTTVNQQQMLPSDSSSRSAKRYSSLRQRSTLENPNVVVVQSPLHEQQQQQLIQQQQQQQLLLQQELQHQQQQKLGTQAPKPGYQINQPPQPTSLPLTLQNDYLVQSSSQPSTASKPQSATQAPVQYQHAAAYYTATTPAGADFVTGTPSQPVQVQQQPPVPSVPVVPAQQNPILSAAQYPQYNQPSSSSHQYIQAPPPAAYIPQTTATPQATPQPAAAAPPPQILNYVPSITPTTPAQYPATPYTGYQNYNSVVPQPVAPAVPHTPSPSAATAALYQSSGGITYYAPQSQTQAPRPLPSQRRPTSAIPILAPPDRKAKNNRSGADASANSGNENEDNGGVTVSSSGGMTGTTVTSTGGTASAPISSDIDHILDNMFVQRAPYQPPARKSPSPAPAPGSTTVAASGITGGGANKPESGTLSDGAKELDKESIDKIGESVQKLTIQEEKLSIVDALAAGGQSEKLEVTPAAAIDSTAG, encoded by the exons ATGTCAGAAAAACCTACACAAAAGCTGTCGGAATCGGATGACCTCACCGATAATTCAGCGGAT AACGCCAACGATGCCGCCAGAGAGGATACCTCTCAACAGAGTGGTCTGGCCACAGTAGAGTCCGAGTACGACACGGCATCCGACTCGCCTTCGGATGGAGAAGAGTATGACGATCAGGAGGAGGACAGTGAAAGTGGTGAGGAAGAGGAACTAGCCGGCAGTGAAGGTGAAGATGAGGACGAGGAAGAGGAAGGTGACGATGGATCTGATGACGATGTGATCGAAGTGCTGGACTATGAGCGCCAAAGTGGCGATGGTCAGGAGCAGGAAGCGGACAGCAAGCGGAAGGTGGACGACGACGAGGATCGTAGCAATCCGCAGTATATCCCGAAAAAAGGCACATTTTACGAACACGATGATCGTACAGTGGAAGACGAAGACGAGGGAAAGGATGCAGATGATGAAAATGCTAAAAATGATGACGCTTCCGGTATAGGTGGAGAGCGCAAAGGAGTTGATAAAAATGCAGCATCAAAGACAATGAAAAAGTGGCAGGCCTCAGCGGACCGTTGGACGCATGATAGGTTCGATGAGAGCGAGCAGGCTCCAAAGTCCAGAGCGGAGTTGGTGTCCGCCTACGGATATGATATACGTAGCGAAGATGGCCCACCGCGTGCACGAAGGCGGAGACGTTATGC tcGAGGTCCTAACAAATACACTAGAAATTGGGAGGATGAAGATGCCTATTCGAAGTCAAATAACAATCCTGAACATAACCGCTTGCGGAAAGTACCGCGACCAGAAGAATTTCCAGAGCTTGAAACCAATAGCAGTGGAAAAATACGAAGCTCGCAAAGTTCGCGACGAGCTAGCAAAACAGGTAGATCATCAGTTAACGATCGGTTGGAAGATAGAAACAGTGCACGTCAGCGTACAGAACGTCGCACAAGTGAGCGTGCTCGAGCAAGCAACAACAGCAGCCGCAGTGGACTAGACCGAGATCGTGGTATTGAGAGAGACCGTGGTACAGATCGGTATGATCAGCGAACAGATCGAATGGAAAGAGAGCGGGATCGCGACCGTAATTGGGACCGGGAACGAGAATATGATCAATATGAACAAAACAACTACCGTGACGCTAGGGCGGACGGAAGCCGGTATAGTGCCGAACGAGTCAACAACGTTAATAATTATCACAACAaggaaaacaaaattaataatCGCGGAAGTAAAGAAAAAGATAGACGAGGACCTGATTATAAGGTTATCACCTCGCTCCAGTTTAAAAATCAAACAAGAAATAAAAATGTTGAGCCTGGCATGCCCTTACCTGGTGGTGGTGCTGCTGGTCAGGTTGTCCACAGCAATAGCGTGGGTGCTCTATCCGGTAGCAGTAACAGTAATAAGATGAACAATGCGATGGAAAGAGTTCAAACTGGGCCGGATCGTATACTCGATCAACGGGCGATTCAACATCACTACCAAAATCAACCTCCGCAGTTGATTCAGCAGCAACATACTCAACAATCGCAACAGTCGCAGCAGCAGCCACCGCAGTTGCCTCACGCTCAAATGGTATCTGCCCAATCCCAGGTTCAGCAAACTCATTCTCAAGCTGCGCCACAGCCAATCCAACAGCATCATCAACAGGCTGCATATGTCAACGACGATCACTACGATTCTTACAATGAATCGAAGATGCCAAAGGACGCTAAATTCCCATACAATCCACCTGCCAACGCTACCATTCAATCAGTCGAAATTGGCCAAACTGACATTGCCAAATATCCGCCCCCGGCTGTGCAGAGAACTAGCAAAGATCGCCAGCAGGTGTTGCCTTCGACTGCCACAAGTGTAGCAATGAATACTCGGTCTCAGATATCGCCTCGGCAGATTGTTTCAACACAAGCGAGTCAGTTAACTACGATTTCAGCGACCCAACAGCAACAATTAGCCCACCAGCAGCAACAGCttcagcaacaacagcaacagtcTCAACAGCAATATCAACAGCTTCAACAGCAAGCACAATATCAACAGCAACTGCACTCATTGGCTAGTCAATCGGCACCTCCCGCGGTTTCACAGACCCCACAAACTCAAGGTCCACCGCCTCAGCTACCCCAACCACAACAACAAGCGCAACTTGCGCAAACTGCTGCGTCTCAAATGCACAACGTTCATCTGGGCGGAACTCTACCGACCACAACCGTCAACCAGCAGCAGATGTTGCCCAGTGACAGTAGCTCCCGGTCTGCAAAACGATATTCCAGTCTCCGTCAGCGATCAACACTGGAAAATCCAAACGTTGTTGTTGTTCAGTCTCCGCTACAtgagcagcagcaacagcaactgatacagcagcaacaacaacagcagttaTTACTTCAACAGGAGTTACAACACCAACAACAGCAAAAGCTTGGTACACAAGCACCAAAGCCAGGTTATCAAATAAATCAACCACCGCAACCAACCTCGTTGCCGCTGACCCTGCAAAACGATTATCTCGTCCAAAGCAGTAGTCAACCGAGCACTGCAAGCAAACCACAGTCGGCGACCCAGGCTCCTGTCCAATATCAGCATGCGGCTGCTTACTACACGGCTACGACACCCGCTGGAGCTGATTTCGTCACCGGTACACCGTCACAGCCGGTGCAAGTTCAACAGCAGCCGCCGGTACCTTCAGTACCAGTGGTTCCCGCGCAGCAAAATCCAATACTATCTGCCGCACAATATCCGCAGTACAACCAACCGAGCTCCAGTTCTCATCAGTACATCCAAGCTCCACCTCCTGCGGCGTACATACCACAGACAACAGCAACACCACAGGCAACCCCGCAACCTGCAGCGGCCGCCCCACCTCCTCAAATACTGAATTATGTTCCCTCTATCACACCCACAACTCCAGCGCAGTATCCTGCTACACCATACACTGGGTATCAAAATTACAATTCGGTCGTACCTCAGCCGGTTGCACCAGCTGTACCGCATACCCCATCCCCATCAGCAGCTACGGCAGCTCTCTATCAGTCCAGCGGAGGAATAACCTACTACGCTCCACAATCGCAAACCCAAGCTCCTAGACCACTACCGTCGCAACGACGGCCGACTAGTGCAATTCCAATTCTAGCGCCACCTGATcggaaagcgaaaaacaatcgtTCCGGAGCGGATGCATCCGCGAATAGTGGAAACGAGAACGAAGACAACGGAGGCGTAACGGTAAGCAGCAGCGGTGGAATGACCGGTACCACCGTTACTAGTACTGGCGGTACGGCCAGTGCACCGATCAGCAGTGATATCGATCACATACTTGATAACATGTTTGTACAACGAGCACCGTACCAGCCACCGGCTCGTAAGAGTCCTTCACCTGCACCCGCACCCGGATCAACAACGGTCGCTGCGAGCGGCATTACTGGGGGTGGCGCAAACAAGCCCGAAAGCGGTACGCTGTCGGATGGCGCCAAGGAGCTCGATAAGGAGTCTATCGATAAAATTGGCGAGTCAGTGCAG aaattgACTATTCAAGAGGAAAAGCTGTCCATAGTGGATGCTCTAGCAGCCGGCGGACAGAGCGAGAAGCTTGAAGTTACACCTGCAGCTGCCATCGATTCCACGGCTGGTTGA